One genomic segment of Salinigranum rubrum includes these proteins:
- a CDS encoding MFS transporter has protein sequence MTSLRTQATDDVRALLHELWRDGKGWVLLTVSAGWFLSIGGRYLYPSVLPFLRETFGFDLTTAGLLLSALWFAYAIGQFPGGLLGDRIGEGNILVISTALCAGAMLVVSLSFNVWMLFLATLVFGFGTALYGPHRFTIFTDIYTDRAGTAVGVTMAFGSIGNTVLPAVAAAVAGYATWRLGFGFVVPLFAVMAVGIWLVVPARTSTAQEGTELLTRESLRRIVASVRGGGIPLVVFVHIALAFASQGFLGFYPTYLIEAKGFSPELAAVVFGLYFAAGTVVQPLTGMSKDRFGAKWTLTVLAGVFCLGLVAVQFGNSLPHFLLLTVLLSHRNGVGVVTNTFIADSLPADIKGSGLGLLRTSWILFGAMSPLFVGYLGDLGQLTTAFAVLAVVAGAATLLSFFIPNA, from the coding sequence GTGACTTCCCTCCGTACACAGGCGACCGACGACGTACGAGCCCTCCTCCACGAACTCTGGCGCGACGGGAAGGGGTGGGTCCTCCTCACCGTCAGTGCCGGCTGGTTCCTCTCCATCGGCGGTCGGTATCTGTACCCCTCGGTCCTGCCGTTCCTCCGGGAGACGTTCGGCTTCGACCTGACGACGGCCGGGCTCCTCCTGAGCGCGCTGTGGTTCGCCTACGCCATCGGTCAGTTCCCGGGTGGCCTCCTCGGCGACCGAATCGGTGAGGGGAACATCCTCGTCATCAGCACGGCGCTCTGTGCGGGCGCGATGCTGGTCGTCTCCCTCTCGTTCAACGTGTGGATGCTCTTCCTCGCGACCCTCGTCTTCGGGTTCGGCACCGCGTTGTACGGTCCGCACCGGTTCACCATCTTCACCGACATCTACACCGACCGGGCCGGGACGGCCGTCGGCGTGACGATGGCGTTCGGCAGCATCGGAAACACGGTGCTGCCCGCGGTCGCGGCGGCGGTCGCGGGCTACGCGACGTGGCGACTGGGATTCGGCTTCGTCGTCCCGCTGTTCGCCGTCATGGCCGTCGGCATCTGGCTGGTGGTCCCCGCCCGAACCTCCACCGCGCAGGAGGGGACGGAACTGCTCACGCGCGAGTCGCTCCGTCGCATCGTCGCGTCCGTCAGGGGCGGCGGCATCCCGCTCGTCGTCTTCGTCCACATCGCGCTCGCGTTCGCCAGCCAGGGCTTCCTCGGTTTCTACCCGACCTACCTGATCGAAGCGAAGGGGTTCTCGCCCGAGTTGGCCGCCGTCGTCTTCGGACTCTACTTCGCCGCCGGGACCGTCGTCCAGCCGCTCACGGGGATGAGCAAGGACCGCTTCGGCGCGAAGTGGACGCTCACCGTCCTCGCTGGGGTGTTCTGTCTCGGGCTGGTCGCCGTCCAGTTCGGGAACAGCCTCCCGCACTTCCTCCTGTTGACGGTCCTGTTGAGTCACCGCAACGGCGTCGGCGTCGTCACGAACACGTTCATCGCCGACAGCCTCCCTGCGGACATCAAAGGCTCCGGTCTCGGTCTCCTCCGGACGAGTTGGATCCTGTTCGGCGCGATGAGTCCACTCTTCGTCGGCTACCTCGGCGACCTGGGACAGCTCACGACCGCCTTCGCCGTGCTCGCGGTCGTCGCCGGCGCCGCGACGCTCCTGTCGTTTTTCATCCCGAACGCCTGA
- a CDS encoding SDR family oxidoreductase: MDLQLTDKRAVVLASSQGIGLASAEALVAEGARVVISSRSESNLARAKDEILDATGADDDAVVTLTCDLSNPEEVAARIEEAIERLGGLDILVTNSGGPPKIGFDEATVEQFDEVYELVLRSVIVAVDAALPALKASEGVITNLIATSAQQPEANHVLANTVRPGIYGLSKSLAHEYADAGIRVNCVCPKKVGPVTETEKQRTTHIGRYAEDHGLDYEEARERFIADIIPLGRHGELAEFGKAVAFVSSPVAGYVTGHSLNVDGGWSKRLF; the protein is encoded by the coding sequence ATGGACCTGCAACTCACCGACAAACGAGCAGTGGTACTCGCATCGAGTCAGGGAATCGGCCTCGCCTCGGCGGAGGCGCTGGTCGCCGAGGGCGCTCGCGTCGTTATCAGTTCGCGGAGCGAATCGAACCTCGCACGCGCGAAGGACGAGATTCTCGACGCGACCGGTGCCGACGACGACGCGGTCGTCACCCTCACCTGTGACCTCTCGAACCCGGAGGAGGTCGCCGCACGGATCGAGGAGGCGATCGAGCGCCTGGGCGGACTGGACATACTCGTGACGAACAGCGGCGGGCCGCCGAAGATAGGGTTCGACGAGGCGACCGTCGAGCAGTTCGACGAGGTGTACGAACTCGTTTTGCGAAGCGTCATCGTCGCGGTCGACGCGGCGTTGCCGGCGCTGAAGGCGAGCGAGGGCGTCATCACGAATCTCATCGCCACGTCCGCCCAGCAGCCGGAAGCGAACCACGTGCTCGCGAACACCGTTCGTCCGGGTATCTACGGCCTCTCGAAGTCGCTCGCACACGAGTACGCCGACGCGGGGATTCGGGTGAACTGCGTCTGTCCGAAGAAGGTCGGCCCGGTCACCGAAACCGAGAAACAGCGGACGACGCACATCGGGCGGTACGCCGAGGACCACGGCCTCGACTACGAGGAGGCGCGCGAGCGATTCATCGCCGACATCATCCCCCTCGGCCGCCACGGCGAACTCGCGGAGTTCGGCAAGGCGGTCGCGTTCGTCTCGTCCCCGGTCGCGGGCTACGTGACCGGGCACAGCCTGAACGTCGACGGCGGGTGGTCGAAGCGCCTCTTCTGA
- a CDS encoding isocitrate lyase/PEP mutase family protein, with translation MSYGRRLRALLESDGIVVSPGVHDPLSARVAEEVGFDLVAMTGNGTSLAKVGQPDVGVLTLTEMVENAKYIQQAVDVPIISDADNGFGNAVNVTRTVREFAAAGVGAIHIEDQVFPKRCGFVEGKRVVSKEEAVGKFRAAADIRDECGSEMVLIARTDARGAPEGTLDDAIDRVNAYCEAGADVAFVQGAKDVDELERVAREVDAPLLYNCSGGSPVVSIERADELGYDVVIFPRLSTLPTITALFERFGQLRAEGMDAWTETKEAFEGVPVESYDHFSGVPQVLEWEEEYLPEE, from the coding sequence ATGAGCTACGGTCGCAGACTCAGAGCGCTGCTCGAATCGGACGGAATCGTCGTCTCGCCCGGCGTTCACGACCCCCTCTCGGCTCGCGTCGCCGAGGAGGTGGGGTTCGACCTCGTCGCCATGACGGGCAACGGCACCTCGCTCGCGAAGGTCGGACAGCCGGACGTGGGGGTGCTCACCCTCACCGAGATGGTCGAGAACGCGAAGTACATCCAGCAGGCGGTCGACGTGCCGATCATCTCCGACGCGGACAACGGCTTCGGCAACGCGGTCAACGTCACCAGGACGGTCAGAGAGTTCGCCGCGGCGGGCGTCGGAGCCATCCACATCGAAGACCAGGTGTTCCCGAAGCGCTGTGGGTTCGTCGAGGGGAAGCGCGTCGTCTCGAAGGAGGAGGCTGTCGGGAAGTTCCGCGCCGCCGCCGACATCCGCGACGAGTGCGGGTCGGAGATGGTGCTCATCGCGCGGACCGACGCGCGCGGCGCGCCCGAGGGGACACTCGACGACGCTATCGACCGGGTGAACGCCTACTGCGAGGCGGGCGCGGACGTCGCCTTCGTGCAGGGCGCGAAGGACGTCGACGAACTCGAACGGGTCGCCAGAGAGGTCGACGCTCCCCTGCTGTACAACTGTAGCGGCGGGTCGCCGGTCGTCTCCATCGAGCGCGCCGACGAACTCGGCTACGACGTCGTCATCTTCCCGCGGCTCTCGACGCTCCCGACGATCACGGCGCTCTTCGAACGGTTCGGACAGCTCCGAGCGGAGGGGATGGACGCGTGGACCGAGACGAAGGAGGCGTTCGAGGGCGTCCCCGTCGAGAGTTACGACCACTTCTCCGGCGTCCCCCAGGTGCTCGAATGGGAGGAGGAGTACCTCCCCGAGGAGTAG
- a CDS encoding 3-isopropylmalate dehydratase large subunit, whose amino-acid sequence MGQTMAEALLANASGTEQVSPGDHVVCEIDLAMTQDIHTPGVVHLLEEMGVSELHDASRLVVVLDHVGPSHTVGNADEKAGIRQFVRDHPDAHFYDVGTGISHEVLPEKGHVRPGELIVGTDSHTVSHGAFGAASTGIGDTDMAYALATGQGWFRVPETVEFFVEGSFPEFVSAKDFLLHIAGEFGTDVARYRAIEFRGPTVESLSLDDRITLTNMSIELGAKFGFTPVDDVVTDYVEARTDEPFEVVNADDDADYAERYEVDVSDLEPQVAVPHDVGDVHPVSEVDPVEVDQVFLGSCTNGKFDDLAAAAAILDGHEVAPMTRFIVTPASREIYGRAERAGLIRVFNDAGAVVTNSTCGACPGLGLGVLGEGEVCLAAQNRNFRGRMGHNDSEIYLSSPETAAATAITGRITDPREV is encoded by the coding sequence ATGGGTCAGACGATGGCAGAGGCACTTTTGGCCAACGCCTCCGGAACGGAACAGGTGTCGCCGGGCGACCACGTCGTCTGCGAAATCGACCTCGCGATGACGCAGGACATCCACACGCCGGGCGTCGTCCACCTCCTCGAAGAGATGGGCGTCTCGGAACTGCACGACGCATCGCGCCTCGTCGTGGTACTGGACCACGTCGGGCCGTCACACACCGTCGGTAACGCCGACGAGAAGGCGGGAATCAGGCAGTTCGTCCGCGACCACCCGGACGCGCACTTCTACGACGTCGGGACCGGCATCAGCCACGAGGTCCTCCCCGAGAAGGGCCACGTCCGCCCGGGCGAACTCATCGTCGGGACGGACTCGCACACGGTCAGTCACGGGGCGTTCGGCGCGGCCAGCACGGGCATCGGCGACACGGACATGGCCTACGCGCTCGCGACCGGACAGGGCTGGTTCCGCGTCCCCGAGACGGTCGAGTTCTTCGTCGAGGGCTCTTTCCCCGAGTTCGTCTCCGCGAAGGACTTCCTCCTGCACATCGCCGGCGAGTTCGGGACCGACGTCGCCCGGTACCGGGCGATCGAGTTCCGGGGACCGACGGTCGAGTCGCTGTCGCTCGACGACCGTATCACGCTGACGAACATGTCGATCGAACTCGGGGCGAAGTTCGGCTTCACCCCCGTCGACGACGTCGTCACCGACTACGTCGAGGCGCGCACCGACGAACCGTTCGAGGTAGTCAACGCCGACGACGACGCCGACTACGCCGAGCGCTACGAGGTAGACGTCTCGGACCTCGAACCGCAGGTCGCGGTCCCCCACGACGTCGGGGACGTTCATCCCGTCTCCGAGGTCGATCCGGTCGAGGTCGATCAGGTGTTCCTCGGGTCGTGTACGAACGGGAAGTTCGACGACCTCGCCGCCGCCGCGGCGATTCTCGACGGTCACGAGGTCGCGCCGATGACGCGGTTCATCGTGACGCCGGCGTCGAGAGAGATATACGGTCGGGCCGAGCGCGCGGGACTGATTCGCGTCTTCAACGACGCCGGCGCGGTCGTCACGAACTCGACGTGCGGTGCCTGTCCCGGTCTCGGTCTGGGCGTGCTCGGCGAGGGCGAGGTCTGTCTGGCCGCACAGAACCGCAACTTCCGCGGTCGAATGGGACACAACGACTCGGAGATCTACCTTTCGAGCCCCGAGACGGCCGCTGCGACGGCAATCACGGGTCGGATCACCGACCCGAGGGAGGTGTGA
- a CDS encoding DUF6282 family protein → MSSIPEGAIDVHVHAAPSLWERKHDIVALLERVEQSPLGGIVLKSHFGNTFEVVRLGRAAVPGVDVYSSLTLNTFVGGLNPSAVELAVETGASVVWLPTFSAAHFETDRPYPFSGQTLTVTDEEGAPKPELLEILDVLDDADRRLVLGNGHVSPPETDAVLDAIEERGTGVDYLVTHPDSAFMGLSLDDQVRLAERGAYVEKCYLPVVKGDTTLAAMAEGIADIGVDRCVLSTDHGQPSNQSPPDAYASFVDGLRAHGVSASAVETMAKTVPRELLGEPR, encoded by the coding sequence ATGAGTTCGATTCCCGAGGGAGCCATCGACGTGCACGTCCACGCCGCACCGTCGCTGTGGGAGCGCAAGCACGACATCGTGGCGTTGCTCGAACGGGTCGAGCAGTCGCCGCTCGGCGGTATCGTCCTGAAGAGCCACTTCGGCAACACCTTCGAGGTCGTCCGACTGGGGCGCGCGGCCGTCCCCGGCGTCGACGTGTACTCCTCGCTCACGCTCAACACGTTCGTCGGCGGGCTCAACCCCTCGGCGGTGGAACTGGCGGTCGAGACCGGCGCGAGCGTCGTCTGGCTCCCGACGTTCAGCGCCGCGCACTTCGAGACCGACCGCCCCTACCCCTTCTCGGGGCAGACGCTGACGGTGACCGACGAGGAGGGCGCACCCAAGCCGGAACTCCTGGAAATCCTCGACGTCCTCGACGACGCCGACCGGCGACTCGTGCTCGGCAACGGCCACGTCAGCCCGCCGGAGACCGACGCCGTCCTCGACGCTATCGAGGAGCGAGGCACCGGCGTCGACTACCTCGTCACCCACCCGGACTCGGCGTTCATGGGCCTCTCCCTCGACGACCAGGTCCGACTGGCCGAACGCGGCGCGTACGTCGAGAAGTGCTACCTCCCGGTCGTCAAGGGGGACACGACGCTCGCCGCGATGGCCGAGGGTATCGCCGACATCGGCGTCGACCGGTGCGTCCTCTCGACCGACCACGGCCAGCCGTCGAACCAGTCGCCGCCGGACGCGTACGCCTCGTTCGTCGACGGGCTGAGAGCACACGGTGTCTCCGCGTCGGCGGTCGAGACGATGGCGAAGACCGTCCCCCGCGAGTTGCTCGGCGAGCCACGCTGA
- a CDS encoding UGSC family (seleno)protein, protein MGVNETASSETVVLDPRGRVNVTRDRIADRLDTLEGTTVGLLDNSKANADVLLDEIGRLLVAEYGVATTVSRRKDKSPIPADSLATQLHDRCDAVVNAYGDCGSCTSWCVYDSVDLERRGTPTATVNSDEFVTLGQAEARALGLPGLPLVTVPHPMGGVPEKEVRERARAVVSEVVAVLTRDHETLEAEYENRYLDADEEVDASGLRCPI, encoded by the coding sequence ATGGGCGTGAACGAGACAGCCTCATCGGAGACCGTCGTACTGGACCCCCGGGGACGGGTGAACGTCACCCGCGACCGGATCGCCGACCGACTCGACACACTGGAGGGGACGACCGTCGGCCTCCTCGACAACTCGAAAGCCAACGCGGACGTGCTGCTCGACGAGATCGGGCGACTCCTCGTCGCGGAGTACGGCGTCGCGACGACCGTCTCCCGGCGCAAGGACAAGAGCCCCATCCCGGCCGACTCGCTCGCGACCCAGTTGCACGACCGCTGTGACGCGGTGGTCAACGCCTACGGCGACTGCGGGTCGTGCACCTCGTGGTGCGTCTACGACAGCGTCGACCTCGAACGCCGGGGGACGCCGACGGCGACGGTCAACAGCGACGAGTTCGTCACCCTCGGGCAGGCCGAGGCCCGGGCGCTCGGCCTGCCGGGTCTCCCGCTCGTCACGGTCCCGCATCCGATGGGCGGCGTTCCCGAAAAAGAGGTGCGCGAGCGGGCGAGAGCGGTCGTCTCGGAGGTCGTCGCGGTGTTGACCCGCGACCACGAAACGCTCGAAGCCGAGTACGAGAACCGATACCTCGACGCCGACGAGGAGGTCGACGCGTCGGGGCTGCGGTGCCCGATCTGA
- a CDS encoding rhodanese-like domain-containing protein, translating to MTSALSPQAVRTALDSGDPLAVIDVRDPLDYVQGHVLESTFVPRHDLERRLPTLVPNPATPVVLCDRCGDRAARDARWLADLGYEDVSFLDGGVDAWAAAGFELVESVGHVHATALNYTSKRFGEEVDADRDLPRLTPSELAEMQSEESVLVVDVRNPEEYRRWGTVPGSVNVEGVDLALYAEALRETEETPVVVHCAGRTRSIIGTATLDALGVPNVYELENGTMGWQLAGRDLADGSGRPADVAPDPTRVDRLRERVASLLVEADVPRLTPTEVDELRASVAADQSVYLVDVRREAEYEREHVPGATWVPGGQLLQTAEAHLAVRTAEIVLVSETHVRAGITAYWLASMGFPHVSVLDGGVTAWTDEGRPVAEGVDEPEPPDADSVRATVDFVDARALSTRLEDGGPTVLDVDDPDAFVEAHVPGARWTSRYDLEADLAAGTVDASEPLVLTCRDGTCSTYAAAAVGVAFPDLEVAALRGGVESWRETGLAVAEGEEGMVRPPRAVERKPYGQGSAEMRRYLEWEESLVER from the coding sequence ATGACGTCCGCACTCTCTCCGCAGGCGGTCCGAACAGCACTCGACAGCGGCGACCCCCTCGCCGTCATAGACGTGCGCGACCCGCTCGACTACGTGCAGGGGCACGTCCTCGAATCCACGTTCGTCCCGAGACACGACCTCGAACGCCGACTCCCGACGCTCGTTCCGAACCCGGCCACGCCGGTCGTCCTGTGTGACCGGTGTGGCGACCGCGCCGCGCGGGACGCGCGGTGGCTCGCCGACCTCGGGTACGAGGACGTCTCGTTTCTCGACGGCGGGGTCGACGCCTGGGCTGCGGCGGGCTTCGAACTCGTCGAGTCGGTCGGGCACGTCCACGCGACGGCGCTCAACTACACGAGCAAGCGGTTCGGCGAGGAGGTCGACGCCGACCGGGACCTGCCCCGCCTCACGCCGTCAGAACTGGCCGAGATGCAGTCCGAGGAGAGCGTGCTCGTCGTCGACGTGCGGAACCCCGAGGAGTACCGCCGCTGGGGGACGGTGCCCGGGTCGGTCAACGTCGAGGGGGTCGACCTCGCGCTGTACGCGGAGGCGCTCCGGGAGACCGAAGAGACGCCGGTCGTCGTCCACTGTGCGGGTCGGACGCGGAGCATCATCGGGACGGCGACGCTGGACGCCCTCGGCGTCCCGAACGTGTACGAACTCGAGAACGGAACGATGGGCTGGCAGTTGGCGGGGCGCGACCTCGCGGACGGAAGCGGACGGCCGGCGGACGTCGCGCCCGACCCGACGCGCGTCGACCGCCTGCGCGAGCGGGTCGCGTCGCTACTGGTCGAGGCCGACGTCCCACGGCTGACGCCGACCGAAGTGGACGAGTTGCGGGCGTCGGTCGCCGCCGACCAGTCGGTGTACCTCGTCGACGTCCGGCGCGAAGCCGAGTACGAACGCGAGCACGTGCCGGGGGCGACGTGGGTCCCGGGCGGGCAACTGCTCCAGACGGCGGAGGCCCATCTGGCCGTGCGAACCGCCGAAATCGTCCTCGTCTCGGAGACGCACGTCCGGGCGGGCATCACGGCGTACTGGCTCGCGTCGATGGGGTTCCCGCACGTCTCGGTGCTCGACGGGGGCGTCACCGCGTGGACCGACGAGGGCCGACCCGTCGCCGAGGGCGTCGACGAACCCGAACCGCCTGACGCCGACAGCGTCCGAGCGACCGTCGACTTCGTCGACGCGCGGGCGCTGTCGACACGGCTCGAAGACGGGGGACCGACCGTCCTCGACGTCGACGACCCGGACGCGTTCGTCGAGGCACACGTCCCCGGCGCGCGGTGGACCTCCCGATACGACCTCGAAGCCGACCTCGCGGCGGGGACGGTCGACGCGAGCGAGCCGCTCGTGTTGACCTGCCGTGACGGGACGTGTTCGACGTACGCGGCCGCCGCGGTGGGGGTCGCGTTTCCGGACCTTGAGGTCGCGGCGCTGCGCGGCGGCGTCGAGTCGTGGCGCGAGACGGGGTTGGCGGTCGCCGAGGGCGAGGAGGGGATGGTACGGCCACCCCGAGCGGTCGAACGGAAGCCCTACGGACAGGGCAGCGCGGAGATGCGCCGCTACCTCGAATGGGAGGAGAGCCTCGTCGAGCGGTGA
- a CDS encoding MFS transporter, whose product MVSRTARKLTTLTAATASLFRGDRGWILVAVSAGWFMSFGVRLVYPALVSFFRDGFGLSLSATGLLLTTLWTSYALGHVPGGLMGDRLGEGRVLTLSTVLAGGTMLGIALATAPATLFVATAGFGLATALYGPTRFTVLTDVYGDRAGSAIGLTMAAGNAGNALLPVVAVLVATATSWRVTFGALAPLFLCVALGVHWRVPARTSEATGAANGLSRATLDRLVAGVTRGSILTVVAVQVCFSFTFQGFVSFYPLLLTDVKGLAPETAASLFGLFFVGSFLVQPVAGACMDRYGTRLTLVAVLLPGLAGLLVLPLVEGTLPLVALTLVLSTVTGCTVLTQTYIADTLPPDVQGTGLGVLKAGWMLLGATSPVLVGVLGEYGYLSEAFSLFVVTVGAAFALALVRLDAV is encoded by the coding sequence GTGGTATCGAGGACCGCTCGGAAACTCACGACGCTCACGGCGGCGACCGCGTCCCTCTTCCGGGGCGACCGCGGCTGGATACTGGTCGCCGTGAGCGCGGGCTGGTTCATGTCGTTCGGCGTCCGACTCGTCTACCCCGCGCTCGTCTCGTTCTTCCGGGACGGGTTCGGCCTCAGCCTCTCGGCGACCGGGTTGCTCCTGACGACCCTCTGGACGTCGTACGCCCTCGGCCACGTTCCCGGCGGTCTCATGGGCGACCGACTCGGCGAGGGCCGGGTTCTGACGCTCAGCACCGTCCTCGCCGGCGGCACGATGCTCGGAATCGCGCTGGCGACCGCTCCGGCGACGCTGTTCGTCGCGACGGCCGGCTTCGGCCTCGCGACGGCGCTCTACGGGCCGACGCGTTTCACCGTCCTCACCGACGTGTACGGCGACCGCGCGGGGTCGGCCATCGGTCTCACGATGGCGGCGGGGAACGCGGGAAACGCCCTCCTCCCGGTCGTCGCCGTCCTGGTTGCGACGGCGACGTCCTGGCGCGTGACGTTCGGCGCGCTCGCGCCGCTGTTTCTCTGTGTCGCCCTCGGCGTCCACTGGCGCGTTCCGGCGCGGACCTCCGAGGCGACGGGTGCCGCGAACGGCCTCTCCCGCGCGACGCTCGACCGACTCGTCGCCGGCGTCACGCGCGGGTCGATTCTGACGGTCGTCGCCGTCCAGGTCTGTTTCTCCTTCACGTTTCAGGGGTTCGTCTCGTTCTACCCCCTCCTGCTCACGGACGTCAAGGGGCTCGCCCCGGAGACGGCGGCCTCGCTGTTCGGCCTGTTCTTCGTCGGGTCGTTCCTCGTCCAGCCCGTCGCGGGAGCCTGCATGGACCGCTACGGAACTCGACTGACGCTCGTCGCTGTCCTCCTACCGGGACTGGCGGGACTGCTCGTGCTCCCCCTCGTCGAGGGGACGCTCCCGCTCGTCGCGCTCACGCTCGTACTCAGCACGGTCACGGGCTGTACCGTCCTCACCCAGACGTACATCGCCGACACGCTCCCCCCGGACGTTCAGGGGACGGGACTGGGTGTGCTGAAGGCGGGCTGGATGCTCCTCGGGGCGACGAGCCCCGTCCTCGTCGGCGTCCTCGGCGAGTACGGTTACCTCTCGGAGGCGTTCTCCCTGTTCGTCGTGACGGTGGGTGCCGCGTTCGCACTCGCGCTCGTCCGCCTCGACGCGGTGTGA
- a CDS encoding LeuD/DmdB family oxidoreductase small subunit: MAFEGTAHTFGDDVNTDYITPSDYFGLPYEEIATHLFEPIDPDFSARFEPGDVVVAGENFGSGSSRETAPKALAVAGVSVVVAESFARLFYRNGIAIGLPVVTCPGVTDAVSQGDTVSVDLGGQTLTNLTTGETLSTEPMPAEIRSIFDAGGLLAHYEQHPDGLTLD, encoded by the coding sequence ATGGCGTTCGAGGGGACCGCCCACACGTTCGGCGACGACGTCAACACCGACTACATCACGCCGAGCGACTACTTCGGCCTCCCCTACGAGGAGATCGCCACCCACCTCTTCGAGCCGATCGACCCGGACTTCTCCGCGCGGTTCGAGCCCGGAGACGTCGTCGTCGCCGGCGAGAACTTCGGGTCGGGGTCGAGTCGGGAGACGGCCCCGAAGGCGCTGGCGGTCGCCGGCGTGAGCGTCGTCGTCGCGGAGTCGTTCGCGCGGCTCTTCTACCGCAACGGCATCGCAATCGGGCTTCCGGTCGTCACCTGTCCCGGCGTGACGGACGCCGTCTCGCAGGGCGACACCGTCAGCGTCGATCTGGGGGGACAGACGCTCACGAACCTGACGACGGGCGAGACCCTGTCGACCGAACCGATGCCGGCGGAGATCCGATCCATCTTCGACGCCGGGGGGCTGCTCGCACACTACGAACAGCACCCCGACGGCCTCACGCTCGACTAG
- a CDS encoding MmgE/PrpD family protein, whose product MTGDRSAETTRLAAFCATLTYDSLDESTVEATRKAFVDTLGASYAGLSTDAGEAMLRYVDSLGGDEATVVGGGRSLAHLAALANGTTAHALDVDDGHRGASAHPGSAVIPAALALGEKHGASGEEVTTAIVAGYEAMVRTAVAVQTSHRERGFHATGTTGCIGAGAAASRVLGLDETKSAHALGLAGTQAGGLFEFMEKGSMSKRFHPGRAAMAGVLAAELAAEGFDGPDTVIEGDDGFARAFADEYDLSPFDSLGEPFAVTESYLKPYPCCRHIHGPIQATLELRADGLEPGDVERIEVQTYRTASFHDNTAVENLLDAQMSLPYGVAIALVTGEATLERFDPKHAARRDVSALLARTTVSATDEMDARYPETRPARVVVETTDGRRLESEVAYPKGAAEAPLSADELARKFRDLTREAVPEGERDALFERAYALDEYDTVETLAGGL is encoded by the coding sequence ATGACTGGAGACCGTTCTGCGGAGACGACCCGACTCGCCGCGTTCTGCGCGACGCTCACGTACGACAGCCTCGACGAGTCGACGGTCGAAGCGACCAGGAAGGCGTTCGTCGACACGCTCGGAGCGTCGTACGCCGGGTTGTCGACCGACGCGGGGGAAGCGATGCTTCGGTACGTCGACTCGCTCGGCGGCGACGAGGCCACCGTCGTCGGAGGGGGGCGGTCGCTCGCGCACCTCGCGGCGCTCGCGAACGGAACCACGGCGCACGCGCTCGACGTCGACGACGGCCACCGCGGCGCGTCCGCCCACCCCGGGAGTGCCGTCATCCCCGCCGCGCTCGCGCTCGGTGAGAAGCACGGAGCGTCGGGCGAGGAGGTGACGACGGCCATCGTCGCCGGCTACGAGGCGATGGTCCGGACCGCGGTGGCGGTACAGACCTCCCACCGCGAGCGCGGCTTCCACGCGACGGGAACCACGGGATGTATCGGGGCCGGTGCGGCGGCGAGTCGCGTCCTCGGACTCGACGAGACGAAGAGCGCCCACGCGCTGGGACTGGCGGGAACCCAGGCGGGCGGGCTCTTCGAGTTCATGGAGAAGGGGTCGATGTCGAAGCGCTTCCACCCGGGGCGGGCGGCGATGGCCGGCGTGCTGGCCGCCGAACTCGCCGCGGAGGGGTTCGACGGACCGGACACCGTCATCGAGGGCGACGACGGCTTCGCCAGGGCGTTCGCCGACGAGTACGACCTCTCGCCGTTCGACTCCCTCGGGGAGCCGTTCGCGGTCACCGAGAGCTACCTCAAGCCGTACCCCTGCTGTCGGCACATCCACGGCCCGATCCAGGCGACGTTAGAACTCCGAGCCGACGGCCTCGAACCGGGCGACGTCGAGCGCATCGAGGTCCAGACGTACCGCACCGCGTCGTTCCACGACAACACGGCGGTCGAAAACCTCCTCGACGCGCAGATGAGCCTCCCGTACGGCGTGGCAATCGCGCTCGTGACGGGCGAGGCCACGCTCGAACGGTTCGACCCGAAACACGCCGCGCGGAGGGACGTGTCCGCGCTGCTCGCGCGGACGACGGTGAGCGCGACCGACGAGATGGACGCTCGCTACCCCGAGACGCGCCCCGCGCGGGTCGTCGTCGAGACGACCGACGGTCGACGGCTCGAATCGGAGGTGGCGTACCCGAAGGGAGCCGCCGAAGCGCCGCTCTCGGCCGACGAACTCGCGCGAAAGTTCCGCGACCTCACGCGGGAGGCGGTGCCCGAGGGCGAGCGGGACGCGCTCTTCGAGCGGGCGTACGCGCTCGACGAGTACGACACCGTCGAGACGCTCGCCGGAGGGTTGTGA